In Tachysurus fulvidraco isolate hzauxx_2018 chromosome 1, HZAU_PFXX_2.0, whole genome shotgun sequence, a single window of DNA contains:
- the clcn3 gene encoding H(+)/Cl(-) exchange transporter 3 isoform X1 → MESEQLFNRGYCRNSYNSITSASSDEELLDGAGVIMDFHTTEDDNLLDGDASPGSAYMSNGGGGAGGVSSSTHLLDLFEEPIPGVGTYDDFHTIDWVREKCKDRERHRKINSKKKESAWEFTKSLYDAWSGWLVVTLTGLASGALAGLIDIAADWMNDLKEGVCLSALWFNHEQCCWGSNETTFSERDKCPQWKTWAELILGQAEGPGSYIMNYFMYTYWALTFAFLAVVLVKVFAPYACGSGIPEIKTILSGFIIRGYLGKWTLMIKTVTLVLAVASGLSLGKEGPLVHVACCCGNIFSYLFPKYSKNEAKKREVLSAASAAGVSVAFGAPIGGVLFSLEEVSYYFPLKTLWRSFFAALVAAFVLRSINPFGNSRLVLFYVEYHTPWYLFELFPFILLGVFGGLWGAFFIRANIAWCRRRKSTRFGKYPVLEVITVAAITAIVAFPNPYTRQNTSQLIKELFTDCGPLESSQLCQYRSQMNGSQAYPEGAEATTTPGVYSAMWQLSLALIFKIIMTIFTFGLKVPSGLFIPSMAIGAIAGRIVGIAVEQLAYYHHDWFLFKEWCEVGADCITPGLYAMVGAAACLGGVTRMTVSLVVIVFELTGGLEYIVPLMAAVMTSKWVGDAFGREGIYEAHIRLNGYPFLDAKEEFTHTTTAREVMRPRRNEPPLAVLTQDDLTLGELQTVINDTSYNGFPVIVSKESQRLVGFALRRDITIAIENARRKQEGIVLNSRVYFTQHAPTLPADSPRPLKLRSILDMSPFTVTDHTPMEIVVDIFRKLGLRQCLVTHNGIVLGIITKKNILEHLEELKQHTEPLASPWYYYKKRYPPSYGPDGKPRSRVHNVQLVPSHTRHEEEESEEEVRLLDHVSH, encoded by the exons ATGGAGTCGGAGCAGCTGTTTAACAGAGGCTACTGCAGGAACAGCTACAACAGCATCACCAGCGCCAGCAGTGACGAGGAGCTGCTCGATGGCGCCGGCGTCATCATGGACTTCCACACCACCGAGGACGACAATCTGCTGGACGGAGACGCTTCACCAG GCTCTGCCTACATGTCTAATggtggaggcggagccggaggggTGAGTAGCTCCACCCACCTCCTGGACCTGTTTGAAGAGCCAATTCCTGGAGTGGGCACCTATGACGACTTCCACACCATCGACTGGGTCCGAGAGAAGTGTAAAGACCGTGAACGTCATCGTAAG ATTAACAGTAAGAAGAAGGAGTCAGCATGGGAATTTACAAAGAGCCTGTATGATGCCTGGTCTGGGTGGCTGGTGGTGACATTAACAGGGCTGGCTTCAG GTGCCTTGGCCGGTTTGATAGACATCGCTGCTGATTGGATGAACGACCTGAAGGAGGGGGTGTGTCTGAGTGCCTTGTGGTTTAACCATGAGCAATGCTGCTGGGGCTCCAACGAGACCACGTTCTCCGAGAGAGACAAGTGTCCACAGTGGAAAACGTGGGCTGAACTCATCCTGGGCCAAGCAGAG GGTCCTGGCTCCTACATTATGAACTACTTCATGTACACATACTGGGCTCTGACCTTTGCCTTCCTGGCAGTTGTTCTGGTCAAAGTGTTTGCGCCGTATGCGTGCGGCTCTGGGATCCCCGAG ATTAAGACCATCCTGAGCGGGTTTATAATCCGGGGTTACCTGGGCAAATGGACACTGATGATAAAGACCGTTACTTTGGTGTTGGCCGTGGCATCAGGACTGAGTCTGGGGAAAGAAGGCCCACTGGTACACGTGGCCTGCTGCTGTGGCAACATTTTCTCTTACCTCTTTCCCAAGTACAGCAAGAACGAGGCTAAGAAGCGAGAG GTGCTGTCTGCGGCATCGGCTGCGGGCGTGTCGGTGGCGTTCGGAGCTCCTATAGGAGGAGTTCTGTTCAGTCTCGAGGAG GTGAGTTATTACTTCCCGTTGAAGACGCTGTGGCGATCCTTTTTCGCCGCCCTGGTTGCAGCGTTCGTGCTTCGCTCCATTAACCCGTTTGGGAACAGCCGCTTAGTTCTGTTCTATGTGGAGTACCACACACCCTGGTACCTGTTCGAGCTCTTCCCCTTCATCCTGCTTGGTGTGTTTGGTGGCCTGTGGGGCGCCTTCTTCATCCGAGCTAACATCGCCTGGTGCCGCCGCCGCAAGTCCACACGCTTCG GCAAGTACCCAGTCCTGGAGGTGATCACAGTGGCAGCCATCACAGCCATCGTGGCTTTTCCCAACCCGTACACCCGACAGAACACGAGTCAGCTGATTAAGGAGCTGTTCACCGACTGCGGGCCGCTGGAGTCTTCGCAGCTCTGTCAGTATCGCAGTCAGATGAACGGGAGTCAGGCGTATCCAGAAGGCGCAGAGGCCACCACCACTCCCGGGGTTTACTCTGCCATGTGGCAGCTCAGTCTGGCGCTCATCTTTAAGATCATCATGACCATCTTCACCTTTGGCTTAAAG GTTCCCTCTGGTCTGTTCATTCCCAGCATGGCAATTGGGGCAATAGCAGGTCGTATTGTGGGCATTGCTGTGGAGCAGCTTGCTTACTATCACCACGATTGGTTTCTGTTTAAGGAGTGGTGTGAGGTGGGGGCAGATTGCATCACTCCTGGTCTTTATGCCATGGTTGGAGCTGCAGCTTGTTTGG GTGGTGTAACGCGGATGACCGTGTCTCTGGTGGTCATCGTGTTTGAGCTGACTGGAGGGTTGGAGTACATTGTACCACTCATGGCTGCAGTGATGACCAGTAAGTGGGTGGGGGATGCGTTCGGGCGTGAGGGTATTTATGAGGCACATATCCGTCTCAACGGCTACCCGTTCTTGGATGCGAAAGAGGAGTTCACACACACCACGACAGCTCGCGAGGTAATGCGGCCGCGACGCAACGAGCCACCGTTAGCAGTGCTTACTCAGGACGACCTGACACTGGGAGAACTGCAGACCGTCATCAATGATACCAGCTACAACGGCTTCCCGGTCATCGTCTCCAAAGAGTCCCAGAGACTGGTAGGGTTCGCCCTGCGCAGGGACATCACTATAGCGATAG AGAACGCACGGAGGAAGCAGGAAGGCATCGTGCTAAATTCGCGTGTATATTTCACGCAGCATGCCCCAACACTTCCCGCAGACAGCCCACGTCCTCTGAAGCTGCGCAGCATCCTGGACATGAGTCCCTTCACCGTCACAGACCACACGCCCATGGAGATCGTCGTGGACATTTTCCGCAAGCTCGGCCTGCGCCAGTGCCTCGTCACGCACAACGG GATTGTATTGGGCATCATCACTAAGAAGAATATTTTAGAGCATCTGGAGGAGCTCAAGCAGCACACGGAGCCCCTG
- the clcn3 gene encoding H(+)/Cl(-) exchange transporter 3 isoform X4 produces the protein MDQTACHSRRSSAYMSNGGGGAGGVSSSTHLLDLFEEPIPGVGTYDDFHTIDWVREKCKDRERHRKINSKKKESAWEFTKSLYDAWSGWLVVTLTGLASGALAGLIDIAADWMNDLKEGVCLSALWFNHEQCCWGSNETTFSERDKCPQWKTWAELILGQAEGPGSYIMNYFMYTYWALTFAFLAVVLVKVFAPYACGSGIPEIKTILSGFIIRGYLGKWTLMIKTVTLVLAVASGLSLGKEGPLVHVACCCGNIFSYLFPKYSKNEAKKREVLSAASAAGVSVAFGAPIGGVLFSLEEVSYYFPLKTLWRSFFAALVAAFVLRSINPFGNSRLVLFYVEYHTPWYLFELFPFILLGVFGGLWGAFFIRANIAWCRRRKSTRFGKYPVLEVITVAAITAIVAFPNPYTRQNTSQLIKELFTDCGPLESSQLCQYRSQMNGSQAYPEGAEATTTPGVYSAMWQLSLALIFKIIMTIFTFGLKVPSGLFIPSMAIGAIAGRIVGIAVEQLAYYHHDWFLFKEWCEVGADCITPGLYAMVGAAACLGGVTRMTVSLVVIVFELTGGLEYIVPLMAAVMTSKWVGDAFGREGIYEAHIRLNGYPFLDAKEEFTHTTTAREVMRPRRNEPPLAVLTQDDLTLGELQTVINDTSYNGFPVIVSKESQRLVGFALRRDITIAIENARRKQEGIVLNSRVYFTQHAPTLPADSPRPLKLRSILDMSPFTVTDHTPMEIVVDIFRKLGLRQCLVTHNGIVLGIITKKNILEHLEELKQHTEPLASPWYYYKKRYPPSYGPDGKPRSRVHNVQLVPSHTRHEEEESEEEVRLLDHVSH, from the exons ATGGACCAGACGGCATGCCACTCCAGGAGAA GCTCTGCCTACATGTCTAATggtggaggcggagccggaggggTGAGTAGCTCCACCCACCTCCTGGACCTGTTTGAAGAGCCAATTCCTGGAGTGGGCACCTATGACGACTTCCACACCATCGACTGGGTCCGAGAGAAGTGTAAAGACCGTGAACGTCATCGTAAG ATTAACAGTAAGAAGAAGGAGTCAGCATGGGAATTTACAAAGAGCCTGTATGATGCCTGGTCTGGGTGGCTGGTGGTGACATTAACAGGGCTGGCTTCAG GTGCCTTGGCCGGTTTGATAGACATCGCTGCTGATTGGATGAACGACCTGAAGGAGGGGGTGTGTCTGAGTGCCTTGTGGTTTAACCATGAGCAATGCTGCTGGGGCTCCAACGAGACCACGTTCTCCGAGAGAGACAAGTGTCCACAGTGGAAAACGTGGGCTGAACTCATCCTGGGCCAAGCAGAG GGTCCTGGCTCCTACATTATGAACTACTTCATGTACACATACTGGGCTCTGACCTTTGCCTTCCTGGCAGTTGTTCTGGTCAAAGTGTTTGCGCCGTATGCGTGCGGCTCTGGGATCCCCGAG ATTAAGACCATCCTGAGCGGGTTTATAATCCGGGGTTACCTGGGCAAATGGACACTGATGATAAAGACCGTTACTTTGGTGTTGGCCGTGGCATCAGGACTGAGTCTGGGGAAAGAAGGCCCACTGGTACACGTGGCCTGCTGCTGTGGCAACATTTTCTCTTACCTCTTTCCCAAGTACAGCAAGAACGAGGCTAAGAAGCGAGAG GTGCTGTCTGCGGCATCGGCTGCGGGCGTGTCGGTGGCGTTCGGAGCTCCTATAGGAGGAGTTCTGTTCAGTCTCGAGGAG GTGAGTTATTACTTCCCGTTGAAGACGCTGTGGCGATCCTTTTTCGCCGCCCTGGTTGCAGCGTTCGTGCTTCGCTCCATTAACCCGTTTGGGAACAGCCGCTTAGTTCTGTTCTATGTGGAGTACCACACACCCTGGTACCTGTTCGAGCTCTTCCCCTTCATCCTGCTTGGTGTGTTTGGTGGCCTGTGGGGCGCCTTCTTCATCCGAGCTAACATCGCCTGGTGCCGCCGCCGCAAGTCCACACGCTTCG GCAAGTACCCAGTCCTGGAGGTGATCACAGTGGCAGCCATCACAGCCATCGTGGCTTTTCCCAACCCGTACACCCGACAGAACACGAGTCAGCTGATTAAGGAGCTGTTCACCGACTGCGGGCCGCTGGAGTCTTCGCAGCTCTGTCAGTATCGCAGTCAGATGAACGGGAGTCAGGCGTATCCAGAAGGCGCAGAGGCCACCACCACTCCCGGGGTTTACTCTGCCATGTGGCAGCTCAGTCTGGCGCTCATCTTTAAGATCATCATGACCATCTTCACCTTTGGCTTAAAG GTTCCCTCTGGTCTGTTCATTCCCAGCATGGCAATTGGGGCAATAGCAGGTCGTATTGTGGGCATTGCTGTGGAGCAGCTTGCTTACTATCACCACGATTGGTTTCTGTTTAAGGAGTGGTGTGAGGTGGGGGCAGATTGCATCACTCCTGGTCTTTATGCCATGGTTGGAGCTGCAGCTTGTTTGG GTGGTGTAACGCGGATGACCGTGTCTCTGGTGGTCATCGTGTTTGAGCTGACTGGAGGGTTGGAGTACATTGTACCACTCATGGCTGCAGTGATGACCAGTAAGTGGGTGGGGGATGCGTTCGGGCGTGAGGGTATTTATGAGGCACATATCCGTCTCAACGGCTACCCGTTCTTGGATGCGAAAGAGGAGTTCACACACACCACGACAGCTCGCGAGGTAATGCGGCCGCGACGCAACGAGCCACCGTTAGCAGTGCTTACTCAGGACGACCTGACACTGGGAGAACTGCAGACCGTCATCAATGATACCAGCTACAACGGCTTCCCGGTCATCGTCTCCAAAGAGTCCCAGAGACTGGTAGGGTTCGCCCTGCGCAGGGACATCACTATAGCGATAG AGAACGCACGGAGGAAGCAGGAAGGCATCGTGCTAAATTCGCGTGTATATTTCACGCAGCATGCCCCAACACTTCCCGCAGACAGCCCACGTCCTCTGAAGCTGCGCAGCATCCTGGACATGAGTCCCTTCACCGTCACAGACCACACGCCCATGGAGATCGTCGTGGACATTTTCCGCAAGCTCGGCCTGCGCCAGTGCCTCGTCACGCACAACGG GATTGTATTGGGCATCATCACTAAGAAGAATATTTTAGAGCATCTGGAGGAGCTCAAGCAGCACACGGAGCCCCTG
- the clcn3 gene encoding H(+)/Cl(-) exchange transporter 3 isoform X2, translating into MEDGSADPYLPYDGGGDTIPLQEIRVRGSAYMSNGGGGAGGVSSSTHLLDLFEEPIPGVGTYDDFHTIDWVREKCKDRERHRKINSKKKESAWEFTKSLYDAWSGWLVVTLTGLASGALAGLIDIAADWMNDLKEGVCLSALWFNHEQCCWGSNETTFSERDKCPQWKTWAELILGQAEGPGSYIMNYFMYTYWALTFAFLAVVLVKVFAPYACGSGIPEIKTILSGFIIRGYLGKWTLMIKTVTLVLAVASGLSLGKEGPLVHVACCCGNIFSYLFPKYSKNEAKKREVLSAASAAGVSVAFGAPIGGVLFSLEEVSYYFPLKTLWRSFFAALVAAFVLRSINPFGNSRLVLFYVEYHTPWYLFELFPFILLGVFGGLWGAFFIRANIAWCRRRKSTRFGKYPVLEVITVAAITAIVAFPNPYTRQNTSQLIKELFTDCGPLESSQLCQYRSQMNGSQAYPEGAEATTTPGVYSAMWQLSLALIFKIIMTIFTFGLKVPSGLFIPSMAIGAIAGRIVGIAVEQLAYYHHDWFLFKEWCEVGADCITPGLYAMVGAAACLGGVTRMTVSLVVIVFELTGGLEYIVPLMAAVMTSKWVGDAFGREGIYEAHIRLNGYPFLDAKEEFTHTTTAREVMRPRRNEPPLAVLTQDDLTLGELQTVINDTSYNGFPVIVSKESQRLVGFALRRDITIAIENARRKQEGIVLNSRVYFTQHAPTLPADSPRPLKLRSILDMSPFTVTDHTPMEIVVDIFRKLGLRQCLVTHNGIVLGIITKKNILEHLEELKQHTEPLASPWYYYKKRYPPSYGPDGKPRSRVHNVQLVPSHTRHEEEESEEEVRLLDHVSH; encoded by the exons ATGGAGGACGGATCCGCAGACCCGTATTTACCCTACGATGGCGGAGGGGACACGATTCCCCTGCAGGAGATCCGTGTGAGAG GCTCTGCCTACATGTCTAATggtggaggcggagccggaggggTGAGTAGCTCCACCCACCTCCTGGACCTGTTTGAAGAGCCAATTCCTGGAGTGGGCACCTATGACGACTTCCACACCATCGACTGGGTCCGAGAGAAGTGTAAAGACCGTGAACGTCATCGTAAG ATTAACAGTAAGAAGAAGGAGTCAGCATGGGAATTTACAAAGAGCCTGTATGATGCCTGGTCTGGGTGGCTGGTGGTGACATTAACAGGGCTGGCTTCAG GTGCCTTGGCCGGTTTGATAGACATCGCTGCTGATTGGATGAACGACCTGAAGGAGGGGGTGTGTCTGAGTGCCTTGTGGTTTAACCATGAGCAATGCTGCTGGGGCTCCAACGAGACCACGTTCTCCGAGAGAGACAAGTGTCCACAGTGGAAAACGTGGGCTGAACTCATCCTGGGCCAAGCAGAG GGTCCTGGCTCCTACATTATGAACTACTTCATGTACACATACTGGGCTCTGACCTTTGCCTTCCTGGCAGTTGTTCTGGTCAAAGTGTTTGCGCCGTATGCGTGCGGCTCTGGGATCCCCGAG ATTAAGACCATCCTGAGCGGGTTTATAATCCGGGGTTACCTGGGCAAATGGACACTGATGATAAAGACCGTTACTTTGGTGTTGGCCGTGGCATCAGGACTGAGTCTGGGGAAAGAAGGCCCACTGGTACACGTGGCCTGCTGCTGTGGCAACATTTTCTCTTACCTCTTTCCCAAGTACAGCAAGAACGAGGCTAAGAAGCGAGAG GTGCTGTCTGCGGCATCGGCTGCGGGCGTGTCGGTGGCGTTCGGAGCTCCTATAGGAGGAGTTCTGTTCAGTCTCGAGGAG GTGAGTTATTACTTCCCGTTGAAGACGCTGTGGCGATCCTTTTTCGCCGCCCTGGTTGCAGCGTTCGTGCTTCGCTCCATTAACCCGTTTGGGAACAGCCGCTTAGTTCTGTTCTATGTGGAGTACCACACACCCTGGTACCTGTTCGAGCTCTTCCCCTTCATCCTGCTTGGTGTGTTTGGTGGCCTGTGGGGCGCCTTCTTCATCCGAGCTAACATCGCCTGGTGCCGCCGCCGCAAGTCCACACGCTTCG GCAAGTACCCAGTCCTGGAGGTGATCACAGTGGCAGCCATCACAGCCATCGTGGCTTTTCCCAACCCGTACACCCGACAGAACACGAGTCAGCTGATTAAGGAGCTGTTCACCGACTGCGGGCCGCTGGAGTCTTCGCAGCTCTGTCAGTATCGCAGTCAGATGAACGGGAGTCAGGCGTATCCAGAAGGCGCAGAGGCCACCACCACTCCCGGGGTTTACTCTGCCATGTGGCAGCTCAGTCTGGCGCTCATCTTTAAGATCATCATGACCATCTTCACCTTTGGCTTAAAG GTTCCCTCTGGTCTGTTCATTCCCAGCATGGCAATTGGGGCAATAGCAGGTCGTATTGTGGGCATTGCTGTGGAGCAGCTTGCTTACTATCACCACGATTGGTTTCTGTTTAAGGAGTGGTGTGAGGTGGGGGCAGATTGCATCACTCCTGGTCTTTATGCCATGGTTGGAGCTGCAGCTTGTTTGG GTGGTGTAACGCGGATGACCGTGTCTCTGGTGGTCATCGTGTTTGAGCTGACTGGAGGGTTGGAGTACATTGTACCACTCATGGCTGCAGTGATGACCAGTAAGTGGGTGGGGGATGCGTTCGGGCGTGAGGGTATTTATGAGGCACATATCCGTCTCAACGGCTACCCGTTCTTGGATGCGAAAGAGGAGTTCACACACACCACGACAGCTCGCGAGGTAATGCGGCCGCGACGCAACGAGCCACCGTTAGCAGTGCTTACTCAGGACGACCTGACACTGGGAGAACTGCAGACCGTCATCAATGATACCAGCTACAACGGCTTCCCGGTCATCGTCTCCAAAGAGTCCCAGAGACTGGTAGGGTTCGCCCTGCGCAGGGACATCACTATAGCGATAG AGAACGCACGGAGGAAGCAGGAAGGCATCGTGCTAAATTCGCGTGTATATTTCACGCAGCATGCCCCAACACTTCCCGCAGACAGCCCACGTCCTCTGAAGCTGCGCAGCATCCTGGACATGAGTCCCTTCACCGTCACAGACCACACGCCCATGGAGATCGTCGTGGACATTTTCCGCAAGCTCGGCCTGCGCCAGTGCCTCGTCACGCACAACGG GATTGTATTGGGCATCATCACTAAGAAGAATATTTTAGAGCATCTGGAGGAGCTCAAGCAGCACACGGAGCCCCTG
- the clcn3 gene encoding H(+)/Cl(-) exchange transporter 3 isoform X3: MESEQLFNRGYCRNSYNSITSASSDEELLDGAGVIMDFHTTEDDNLLDGDASPGSAYMSNGGGGAGGVSSSTHLLDLFEEPIPGVGTYDDFHTIDWVREKCKDRERHRKINSKKKESAWEFTKSLYDAWSGWLVVTLTGLASGALAGLIDIAADWMNDLKEGVCLSALWFNHEQCCWGSNETTFSERDKCPQWKTWAELILGQAEGPGSYIMNYFMYTYWALTFAFLAVVLVKVFAPYACGSGIPEIKTILSGFIIRGYLGKWTLMIKTVTLVLAVASGLSLGKEGPLVHVACCCGNIFSYLFPKYSKNEAKKREVLSAASAAGVSVAFGAPIGGVLFSLEEVSYYFPLKTLWRSFFAALVAAFVLRSINPFGNSRLVLFYVEYHTPWYLFELFPFILLGVFGGLWGAFFIRANIAWCRRRKSTRFGKYPVLEVITVAAITAIVAFPNPYTRQNTSQLIKELFTDCGPLESSQLCQYRSQMNGSQAYPEGAEATTTPGVYSAMWQLSLALIFKIIMTIFTFGLKVPSGLFIPSMAIGAIAGRIVGIAVEQLAYYHHDWFLFKEWCEVGADCITPGLYAMVGAAACLGGVTRMTVSLVVIVFELTGGLEYIVPLMAAVMTSKWVGDAFGREGIYEAHIRLNGYPFLDAKEEFTHTTTAREVMRPRRNEPPLAVLTQDDLTLGELQTVINDTSYNGFPVIVSKESQRLVGFALRRDITIAIENARRKQEGIVLNSRVYFTQHAPTLPADSPRPLKLRSILDMSPFTVTDHTPMEIVVDIFRKLGLRQCLVTHNGIVLGIITKKNILEHLEELKQHTEPLLLMNKCSDHRLYILRQDVRRNKLLI, encoded by the exons ATGGAGTCGGAGCAGCTGTTTAACAGAGGCTACTGCAGGAACAGCTACAACAGCATCACCAGCGCCAGCAGTGACGAGGAGCTGCTCGATGGCGCCGGCGTCATCATGGACTTCCACACCACCGAGGACGACAATCTGCTGGACGGAGACGCTTCACCAG GCTCTGCCTACATGTCTAATggtggaggcggagccggaggggTGAGTAGCTCCACCCACCTCCTGGACCTGTTTGAAGAGCCAATTCCTGGAGTGGGCACCTATGACGACTTCCACACCATCGACTGGGTCCGAGAGAAGTGTAAAGACCGTGAACGTCATCGTAAG ATTAACAGTAAGAAGAAGGAGTCAGCATGGGAATTTACAAAGAGCCTGTATGATGCCTGGTCTGGGTGGCTGGTGGTGACATTAACAGGGCTGGCTTCAG GTGCCTTGGCCGGTTTGATAGACATCGCTGCTGATTGGATGAACGACCTGAAGGAGGGGGTGTGTCTGAGTGCCTTGTGGTTTAACCATGAGCAATGCTGCTGGGGCTCCAACGAGACCACGTTCTCCGAGAGAGACAAGTGTCCACAGTGGAAAACGTGGGCTGAACTCATCCTGGGCCAAGCAGAG GGTCCTGGCTCCTACATTATGAACTACTTCATGTACACATACTGGGCTCTGACCTTTGCCTTCCTGGCAGTTGTTCTGGTCAAAGTGTTTGCGCCGTATGCGTGCGGCTCTGGGATCCCCGAG ATTAAGACCATCCTGAGCGGGTTTATAATCCGGGGTTACCTGGGCAAATGGACACTGATGATAAAGACCGTTACTTTGGTGTTGGCCGTGGCATCAGGACTGAGTCTGGGGAAAGAAGGCCCACTGGTACACGTGGCCTGCTGCTGTGGCAACATTTTCTCTTACCTCTTTCCCAAGTACAGCAAGAACGAGGCTAAGAAGCGAGAG GTGCTGTCTGCGGCATCGGCTGCGGGCGTGTCGGTGGCGTTCGGAGCTCCTATAGGAGGAGTTCTGTTCAGTCTCGAGGAG GTGAGTTATTACTTCCCGTTGAAGACGCTGTGGCGATCCTTTTTCGCCGCCCTGGTTGCAGCGTTCGTGCTTCGCTCCATTAACCCGTTTGGGAACAGCCGCTTAGTTCTGTTCTATGTGGAGTACCACACACCCTGGTACCTGTTCGAGCTCTTCCCCTTCATCCTGCTTGGTGTGTTTGGTGGCCTGTGGGGCGCCTTCTTCATCCGAGCTAACATCGCCTGGTGCCGCCGCCGCAAGTCCACACGCTTCG GCAAGTACCCAGTCCTGGAGGTGATCACAGTGGCAGCCATCACAGCCATCGTGGCTTTTCCCAACCCGTACACCCGACAGAACACGAGTCAGCTGATTAAGGAGCTGTTCACCGACTGCGGGCCGCTGGAGTCTTCGCAGCTCTGTCAGTATCGCAGTCAGATGAACGGGAGTCAGGCGTATCCAGAAGGCGCAGAGGCCACCACCACTCCCGGGGTTTACTCTGCCATGTGGCAGCTCAGTCTGGCGCTCATCTTTAAGATCATCATGACCATCTTCACCTTTGGCTTAAAG GTTCCCTCTGGTCTGTTCATTCCCAGCATGGCAATTGGGGCAATAGCAGGTCGTATTGTGGGCATTGCTGTGGAGCAGCTTGCTTACTATCACCACGATTGGTTTCTGTTTAAGGAGTGGTGTGAGGTGGGGGCAGATTGCATCACTCCTGGTCTTTATGCCATGGTTGGAGCTGCAGCTTGTTTGG GTGGTGTAACGCGGATGACCGTGTCTCTGGTGGTCATCGTGTTTGAGCTGACTGGAGGGTTGGAGTACATTGTACCACTCATGGCTGCAGTGATGACCAGTAAGTGGGTGGGGGATGCGTTCGGGCGTGAGGGTATTTATGAGGCACATATCCGTCTCAACGGCTACCCGTTCTTGGATGCGAAAGAGGAGTTCACACACACCACGACAGCTCGCGAGGTAATGCGGCCGCGACGCAACGAGCCACCGTTAGCAGTGCTTACTCAGGACGACCTGACACTGGGAGAACTGCAGACCGTCATCAATGATACCAGCTACAACGGCTTCCCGGTCATCGTCTCCAAAGAGTCCCAGAGACTGGTAGGGTTCGCCCTGCGCAGGGACATCACTATAGCGATAG AGAACGCACGGAGGAAGCAGGAAGGCATCGTGCTAAATTCGCGTGTATATTTCACGCAGCATGCCCCAACACTTCCCGCAGACAGCCCACGTCCTCTGAAGCTGCGCAGCATCCTGGACATGAGTCCCTTCACCGTCACAGACCACACGCCCATGGAGATCGTCGTGGACATTTTCCGCAAGCTCGGCCTGCGCCAGTGCCTCGTCACGCACAACGG GATTGTATTGGGCATCATCACTAAGAAGAATATTTTAGAGCATCTGGAGGAGCTCAAGCAGCACACGGAGCCCCTG